One Camelina sativa cultivar DH55 chromosome 3, Cs, whole genome shotgun sequence genomic window carries:
- the LOC104761831 gene encoding 3-ketoacyl-CoA synthase 2-like isoform X2, with protein MKENHMNNTINVTNNKLPNFLSSVRLKNVKLGYHYLISNAFYILLLPALFAAASSFNLSDLTILFTHLLNSHFLSFTLFSALLIFLTTLYFATRPRKVFLLDFSCYKPDSSLICTRETFMDRAQRVGIFTEEALVFQQKILERSGIGQKTYIPEALLRVPPNPCMSEARKEAEMIMFGAIDAVLEKTGVKPKDIGILVVNCSLFTPTPSLSAMIVNKYKLRGNILSYNLGGMGCSAGLISIDLAKQLLQVQPNSYALVVSTEIITLNTYLGKERSMLLSNCLFRMGGAAVLLSNRSSDRRRSKYQLIHTVRTHNGADDNAFSCAYQREDNNKIIGAYLSKDLMAIAGEVLKTNITTLGPLVLPMSEQILYFATLVARKVFKVKKIKPYIPDFKLAFEHFCIHAGGRALLDEIEKNLDLSEWHMEPSRMTLNRYGNTSSSSLWYELAYIEAKGRIKRGDRTWQIALGAGFKCNSAVWRALRTINPAAQDKTTNPWIDEIHEFPVPM; from the exons ATGAAAGAGAATCACATGAACAATACCATTAATGTAACAAACAATAAACTCCCAAACTTCCTCTCGTCGGTACGCCTCAAAAACGTTAAACTCGGTTACCATTACCTAATCTCTAACGCTTTCtacatcctcctcctccccgCCTTGTTCGCCGCAGCCTCCTCCTTCAATCTCTCCGATCTCACTATCTTATTCACCCACCTCCTCAATTCCCACTTCTTATCTTTCACTCTCTTCAGCGctcttcttatctttctaaCCACCCTGTACTTTGCAACTCGTCCTCGCAAAGTTTTCCTCCTCGATTTTTCTTGTTACAAACCTGACTCTTCTCTTATATGCACACGAGAAACATTCATGGACCGGGCTCAACGTGTCGGTATCTTCACAGAAGAAGCCCTCGTTTTCCAACAAAAGATCCTCGAACGCTCCGGTATTGGTCAAAAGACTTACATCCCGGAGGCTCTCTTACGTGTCCCGCCGAATCCATGCATGTCCGAGGCGAGGAAAGAAGCCGAGATGATTATGTTTGGAGCTATAGACGCAGTGCTTGAAAAAACCGGTGTGAAGCCTAAGGATATTGGAATACTTGTGGTGAATTGCAGCTTGTTTACTCCGACGCCTTCTCTATCGGCTATGATCGTGAATAAATATAAGCTTAGAGGAAATATTTTGAGCTATAATCTTGGTGGAATGGGTTGTAGTGCTGGTCTTATCTCCATTGATCTCGCTAAACAGCTTCTTCAG GTCCAACCAAACTCATATGCACTAGTAGTGAGCACAGAGATCATAACCCTAAACACGTACTTAGGCAAAGAGCGATCAATGCTTCTCTCAAACTGCCTCTTCCGAATGGGCGGCGCCGCAGTTCTCCTTTCTAACCGCTCCTCGGACCGCCGCCGCTCCAAATATCAACTCATCCACACTGTCCGTACACACAATGGAGCTGATGACAACGCCTTCAGCTGTGCTTACCAACGTGaagacaacaataaaataatcGGTGCCTATCTTTCCAAAGACTTAATGGCCATCGCCGGAGAAGTTCTCAAAACGAACATAACAACTCTCGGACCACTAGTCCTACCAATGTCCGAACAAATTCTCTATTTCGCAACACTGGTCGCGAGAAAAGTCTTCAAAGTCAAGAAAATCAAACCTTACATTCCTGATTTCAAGCTAGCATTCGAGCACTTCTGCATCCACGCGGGAGGCAGAGCACTGCTCgatgagattgagaagaatttaGATCTTTCTGAGTGGCATATGGAGCCTTCGAGGATGACTTTGAACAGGTATGGGAATACTTCGAGTAGCTCGCTTTGGTATGAGCTTGCGTATATTGAGGCTAAAGGGAGGATCAAGAGAGGAGATAGGACTTGGCAGATTGCTCTTGGAGCGGGTTTTAAGTGTAATAGTGCGGTTTGGAGAGCTTTGAGAACTATTAATCCAGCCGCCCAGGATAAGACTACTAATCCATGGATTGATGAGATTCATGAGTTTCCCGTTCCAATGTGA